The Solanum lycopersicum chromosome 2, SLM_r2.1 DNA window TCCAATATCGTGCCATTAGAGTATAGTTATGGTGTGCTTTTTCGTATAATCCTCTTGTTCTAATTATAGGAAATAAACACTCGAACTAATGCGGCACGAAGGCTTGAAGAGGAGATTGCCAATGCGGGAGCTCGTCCCagtggtgatcaagttcctcctctttATAAAGGTGAGAATGATGACCAAGCTTTGGTCAACCCTCCACCTTTGACGGATGGAGACATAAGGGCTTCCCTAATCCAATTATCCCAAGCCGTTACTactcaagcccaagctatgacggcCCAAGCTAACAGGGAGGTTGTACCCCGTTCAAATCAACAAGTTGCTACCATGGCCTCCCATTTAAGGGACTTCACTAGGATGAgccctcctactttctatgaGTCTAAGTTTTATGCAAACCTCcatgagttcattgatgagAGGTAGCCGAGTTAtccacttatcaactcaaggatgtggctaaAACATGGTATgtccaatggagggataatagacCATTAAGAGGTGGTctggtgacttgggagatcttcaagaaggcttttcttgatcggttctttcctagggagatgagggaatctaaagtggtggagttcatcaaccttcgccaaggaggtatgagtgttcatgaatactccttgaaattcactaaattgtcaaaatatgatCCTTCTTTACTTTCCGATCCTAGAGATAAAATGAGCTGCTTTGTGACGGGGGTGTCGGATAATTTGCAAGAGGAGTATGATTCAGCTATgatacatgacaacatgaacatttctcgtCTTATGGTTCATGCCAAACATGTGGTAGAGGCAAGGgctaagaggaagagtagagataCTAAAAAGGCAAGATattttgatggaggttcttcacagaataggcttgagatacagGACAAGCCTAGATTTATGAATCGGGATTCTAATAAAGTTAATTCAAAGTTACCTAAGGATAGTGGTTATAGGGTGGTTAAACCTAAGCGTAAGTAGGGAAAAGGTGCTAGTTCACTAAccgagaagccaacttgtggaaagtgtggcaagaatcactatggtgattgccttaaggGGGCGGACAATTGTTTTGGTTATGGTAAAAGTGggcacaaggttagggatttccctaatgtgagggctcaagacaagggtagtggtcaagctcaatcaagtggttcaaatgaggctccaaagaagaaccacttctatgctctccgatctaggggtgagcaagagacttctccaaATGTGGTGACCGTATGTTGAAAGTCTACTCTaatgatgtatatgccttacttgatgaCGGTgctactttattattttatgcccCTCTAGTAGCCAAGAAGTTTGACATTTTgcccgatattttgcatgaacatTTAAAAGTGTCTACTCgggtgggtgagtcggttgttgcaagGGTCTATAGAAATTGTtctataatgtttcccaatataGTTTcatatgttgaactagtagaacttgatatgcttgattttgatattattttgtgCATGGATCGGTTACATGTTTGCTTTGCCTCTATTGATTTTagaacaagggtggtgaagtttaactttctaAAAGAACCCGTCGTAGAGtagaaggggggaaattctattcctacagatcgtatcatctcttgtctGAAAGCATGCCAAATGATCCCTAAAGATTGtatataccatattgtaagagtccaagatctagactccGAAATTTCTCCCATAT harbors:
- the LOC138341998 gene encoding uncharacterized protein, which encodes MSCFVTGVSDNLQEEYDSAMIHDNMNISRLMVHAKHVVEARAKRKSRDTKKARYFDGGSSQNRLEIQDKPRFMNRDSNKVNSKLPKDSGYRGADNCFGYGKSGHKVRDFPNVRAQDKGSGQAQSSGSNEAPKKNHFYALRSRGEQETSPNVVTCIQNVYQPGFRLSRVENSLSAAFSTSATVISSNFPSSDEPESNSSSAFSAILPTCTPFEKGL